A genome region from Panicum virgatum strain AP13 chromosome 4K, P.virgatum_v5, whole genome shotgun sequence includes the following:
- the LOC120703988 gene encoding triacylglycerol lipase 2-like isoform X2: MCKARVAAYGYPCEEYQVTTEDGYILSLKRIPHGLSNADNSTEDRTPVLLFHGLMVDGFCWVLSTPKQSLGFILADAGFDVWIANCRGTKSSRKHTTLTPEDPAFWDFTWDELAAYDLPAVLQFVYNQTGGKKVHYVGHSLGTLIILAAFSEHKLIDIVRSAVLLCPIAYLHRMRSRLILLAARIFLAETIHMLGFHEFNPVGRVAQEVLGEVCTDPEVDCYDLFGAVAGPDCCLNTSTTCIFLQHGPQSTSVKNMIHMSQLVRKAGVRRYDYGNEKENMKHYNQPEPPLYNLSSIPPHVPLFLTHGGQDFLGDVPDTRHLLRTLVREHDSDDIEVLYMPDYAHGDFVMGYNAPQLIYKPIVEFFKRH; encoded by the exons ATGTGCAAGGCACGAGTAGCAGCTTATGGCTATCCATGTGAAGAATATCAGGTCACAACAGAAGATGGCTATATTCTTAGCTTAAAGAGGATCCCCCATGGTCTTTCTAATGCTGACAACTCGACTGAGGATAGGACACCGGTACTTCTATTCCATGGGCTAATGGTG GATGGTTTCTGTTGGGTACTAAGTACACCCAAACAATCACTTGGCTTCATTTTGGCTGACGCTGGCTTTGATGTTTGGATTGCCAACTGTCGTGGAACAAAATCCAGTCGAAAACATACCACGCTCACCCCAGAAGACCCG GCTTTCTGGGACTTCACATGGGACGAACTTGCTGCTTATGATCTTCCTGCAGTACTTCAGTTTGTCTATAATCAAACAGGAGGCAAGAAAGTCCACTATGTCGGTCACTCCCTG GGAACCTTGATTATTCTTGCAGCCTTTTCAGAGCACAAGTTAATAGACATAGTGAGATCAGCTGTGTTGCTCTGCCCAATTGCTTATCTGCACAGGATGAGATCCAGACTCATATTGCTTGCAGCTCGTATCTTCCTTGCAGAA ACAATTCACATGCTCGGTTTTCACGAGTTCAATCCTGTTGG GCGAGTTGCACAAGAAGTTTTGGGTGAAGTCTGCACCGACCCTGAAGTTGACTGTTATGATTTATTTGGGGCTGTAGCAG GACCGGACTGCTGCCTCAATACTTCGACTACATGCATCTTCCTACAGCATGGTCCACAATCAACCTCTGTGAAAAACATGATTCACATGTCGCAAT TGGTCAGGAAAGCTGGGGTCAGAAGGTACGACTATGGAAACGAGAAGGAGAACATGAAGCACTACAATCAGCCAGAGCCCCCGCTGTACAATCTCTCGTCCATTCCGCCCCATGTCCCCTTGTTCCTCACCCATGGTGGCCAAGATTTTCTCGGTGATGTCCCCGACACCAGGCATCTCCTGCGGACGCTGGTCAGGGAGCACGACAGTGATGACATCGAGGTGCTGTACATGCCTGACTACGCTCATGGTGACTTTGTGATGGGTTACAATGCTCCGCAGCTCATATACAAGCCCATAGTGGAATTCTTCAAGCGTCACTGA
- the LOC120703988 gene encoding triacylglycerol lipase 2-like isoform X1, producing MARNLYLLCFLILFISLNLRSVLSWRIQNFTDDQCPPQPHPLGMCKARVAAYGYPCEEYQVTTEDGYILSLKRIPHGLSNADNSTEDRTPVLLFHGLMVDGFCWVLSTPKQSLGFILADAGFDVWIANCRGTKSSRKHTTLTPEDPAFWDFTWDELAAYDLPAVLQFVYNQTGGKKVHYVGHSLGTLIILAAFSEHKLIDIVRSAVLLCPIAYLHRMRSRLILLAARIFLAETIHMLGFHEFNPVGRVAQEVLGEVCTDPEVDCYDLFGAVAGPDCCLNTSTTCIFLQHGPQSTSVKNMIHMSQLVRKAGVRRYDYGNEKENMKHYNQPEPPLYNLSSIPPHVPLFLTHGGQDFLGDVPDTRHLLRTLVREHDSDDIEVLYMPDYAHGDFVMGYNAPQLIYKPIVEFFKRH from the exons ATGGCTCGGAATCTTTATCTACTCTGTTTCCTAATTCTTTTCATTTCCTTGAACCTGCGAAGCGTTCTCTCATGGAGGATCCAGAACTTTACAGATGATCAATGCCCCCCGCAACCCCATCCTTTAGGTATGTGCAAGGCACGAGTAGCAGCTTATGGCTATCCATGTGAAGAATATCAGGTCACAACAGAAGATGGCTATATTCTTAGCTTAAAGAGGATCCCCCATGGTCTTTCTAATGCTGACAACTCGACTGAGGATAGGACACCGGTACTTCTATTCCATGGGCTAATGGTG GATGGTTTCTGTTGGGTACTAAGTACACCCAAACAATCACTTGGCTTCATTTTGGCTGACGCTGGCTTTGATGTTTGGATTGCCAACTGTCGTGGAACAAAATCCAGTCGAAAACATACCACGCTCACCCCAGAAGACCCG GCTTTCTGGGACTTCACATGGGACGAACTTGCTGCTTATGATCTTCCTGCAGTACTTCAGTTTGTCTATAATCAAACAGGAGGCAAGAAAGTCCACTATGTCGGTCACTCCCTG GGAACCTTGATTATTCTTGCAGCCTTTTCAGAGCACAAGTTAATAGACATAGTGAGATCAGCTGTGTTGCTCTGCCCAATTGCTTATCTGCACAGGATGAGATCCAGACTCATATTGCTTGCAGCTCGTATCTTCCTTGCAGAA ACAATTCACATGCTCGGTTTTCACGAGTTCAATCCTGTTGG GCGAGTTGCACAAGAAGTTTTGGGTGAAGTCTGCACCGACCCTGAAGTTGACTGTTATGATTTATTTGGGGCTGTAGCAG GACCGGACTGCTGCCTCAATACTTCGACTACATGCATCTTCCTACAGCATGGTCCACAATCAACCTCTGTGAAAAACATGATTCACATGTCGCAAT TGGTCAGGAAAGCTGGGGTCAGAAGGTACGACTATGGAAACGAGAAGGAGAACATGAAGCACTACAATCAGCCAGAGCCCCCGCTGTACAATCTCTCGTCCATTCCGCCCCATGTCCCCTTGTTCCTCACCCATGGTGGCCAAGATTTTCTCGGTGATGTCCCCGACACCAGGCATCTCCTGCGGACGCTGGTCAGGGAGCACGACAGTGATGACATCGAGGTGCTGTACATGCCTGACTACGCTCATGGTGACTTTGTGATGGGTTACAATGCTCCGCAGCTCATATACAAGCCCATAGTGGAATTCTTCAAGCGTCACTGA